In a single window of the Mus pahari unplaced genomic scaffold, PAHARI_EIJ_v1.1 scaffold_11861_1, whole genome shotgun sequence genome:
- the LOC110314750 gene encoding UDP-glucuronosyltransferase 1-9-like — protein sequence MAPASFSASIFLCLLLATGMAQAGRLLVVPMDGSHWFTMQMVVEKLIHRGHEVVVVIPEVSWQLGKSLNCTVKTYSVSHTLEDLDGAFKYFSYTQWKTPEQSTRSFWTGSARGFFELIFSHCRGLFNDKKLVEYLKQSSFDAVLLDPFDVCGLTIAKYLSLPSVIFATGVFCDSLEVGAQCPXLPSYVPRLFSKYTDTMTFMERVWNHLIYIEEYAFCSYFLRTAVDVASEILQTRVTMRDLFSPASIWLLRTDFVLNFPRPVMPNMIFVGGINCLQKKLLSKVCYICFSX from the coding sequence ATGGCTCCTGCATCCTTTTCGGCCTCCATttttctctgtctgcttctggCCACTGGTATggcccaggcaggcaggctgctggTGGTGCCCATGGATGGGAGCCACTGGTTCACCATGCAAATGGTTGTGGAGAAACTCATTCACAGAGGTCATGAGGTGGTGGTAGTCATCCCAGAGGTGAGTTGGCAGCTGGGGAAATCACTGAATTGTACAGTGAAGACCTACTCNGTTTCTCACACTCTGGAGGACCTGGACGGAGCGTTCAAGTATTTTTCTTACACTCAATGGAAAACTCCAGAACAAAGTACACGTTCTTTCTGGACAGGCTCAGCCAGAGGTTTCTTTGAACTAATATTTTCACACTGTAGGGGTTTGTTTAATGACAAGAAGTTAGTGGAATATTTGAAGCAGAGTTCTTTTGATGCTGTGTTGCTGGATCCTTTCGATGTGTGTGGATTAACTATTGCCAAATATCTGTCGCTCCCATCAGTGATCTTTGCAACAGGTGTATTTTGTGACTCTCTTGAAGTGGGTGCCCAGTGCCCANGTCTTCCTTCCTATGTTCCTAGACTTTTCTCGAAATACACAGACACCATGACTTTCATGGAGAGAGTATGGAACCATCTTATCTACATTGAAGAGTACGCATTTTGCTCCTATTTTTTAAGAACTGCTGTTGATGTTGCCTCTGAAATTCTCCAGACCCGGGTGACCATGAGAGATCTCTTTAGCCCAGCATCTATTTGGTTGTTACGCACAGACTTTGTGTTGAATTTCCCTAGGCCTGTGATGCCTAACATGATCTTTGTTGGTGGGATCAACTGCCTCCAGAAGAAGTTACTTTCCAAGGTATGTTATATATGCTTTAGCANGTGA